Proteins encoded within one genomic window of Pseudomonas cannabina:
- a CDS encoding NADPH-dependent FMN reductase, translated as MSQVHTIAVLVGSLRKDSINRKIALALADLAPASLKLNIVEIGDLPLYNEDIDGASPPPAYSTFREQLGAADGVLFITPEYNRSVPGALKNAIDVGSRPYGKSAFSGKPGAVISASPGAVGGFGANHHLRQSLVFLDVLCLQQPEAYLGGAGSFFDEAGVLSEKTRPFLQTFIDAFAAWVEKNARVAAN; from the coding sequence ATGAGCCAGGTTCATACCATTGCCGTATTGGTCGGCAGTCTGCGAAAAGACTCCATCAACCGCAAGATCGCGCTTGCTCTGGCAGATCTGGCACCTGCCAGCCTGAAATTGAACATCGTCGAGATCGGCGACTTGCCGCTGTACAACGAAGATATCGACGGCGCCTCACCGCCGCCAGCGTATAGCACCTTTCGCGAGCAGCTTGGCGCGGCCGACGGCGTCTTGTTTATCACCCCGGAATATAACCGCTCGGTACCGGGTGCATTGAAGAACGCCATCGATGTGGGCTCGCGTCCGTATGGCAAGAGCGCCTTCAGTGGCAAGCCGGGCGCTGTGATCAGTGCTTCGCCAGGCGCTGTCGGCGGCTTTGGTGCCAACCATCACTTGCGTCAGTCACTGGTGTTTCTGGACGTGTTGTGTCTGCAACAGCCTGAAGCCTATCTGGGCGGTGCCGGGAGCTTTTTCGACGAGGCTGGTGTGCTGTCCGAGAAAACCCGACCGTTTTTACAGACCTTCATCGACGCGTTCGCCGCCTGGGTCGAAAAGAACGCCCGGGTAGCGGCCAACTGA
- the dnaQ gene encoding DNA polymerase III subunit epsilon — protein sequence MAVQNLDNRSIVLDTETTGMPVTDGHRIIEIGCVELIGRRLTGRHFHVYLQPDRESDEGAIGVHGITNEFLVGKPRFAEVADEFFEFIKGAQLIIHNAAFDVGFINNEFALMGAQDKADITRHCSILDTLMMARERHPGQRNSLDALCKRYGVDNSGRELHGALLDSEILAEVYLAMTGGQTSLSLAGNASDGNGSGEGGSSRGSEIRRLPADRLPCRVIRASESELAEHEVRMNTIAKASGAPALWVQMLEAEAQASS from the coding sequence ATGGCAGTGCAAAACCTGGATAACAGATCGATCGTACTCGATACCGAGACCACCGGTATGCCGGTCACCGATGGCCACCGCATCATCGAGATCGGTTGTGTCGAGTTGATCGGCCGCCGCCTGACCGGGCGGCATTTTCACGTGTATCTGCAACCCGACCGTGAAAGTGACGAAGGCGCAATCGGCGTTCACGGTATCACCAATGAGTTTCTGGTCGGCAAGCCCCGGTTTGCCGAAGTCGCCGATGAGTTCTTCGAGTTCATCAAAGGCGCGCAGCTGATCATTCATAACGCGGCGTTCGACGTTGGCTTCATCAACAACGAATTCGCGTTGATGGGTGCGCAGGACAAGGCAGACATCACCCGCCACTGCTCGATTCTCGACACCCTGATGATGGCCCGCGAGCGTCATCCAGGTCAGCGCAACAGCCTCGATGCGCTGTGCAAACGCTACGGCGTCGACAACTCGGGCCGCGAACTGCACGGCGCGTTGCTCGACTCCGAGATTCTGGCGGAAGTCTATCTGGCCATGACGGGCGGGCAGACCAGCCTGTCGCTGGCCGGCAATGCCTCTGACGGTAACGGTTCGGGCGAGGGCGGCAGCAGTCGTGGCAGTGAAATTCGCCGGTTGCCGGCGGATCGCCTGCCTTGCCGCGTCATTCGTGCCAGTGAAAGTGAACTGGCCGAGCACGAAGTGCGTATGAACACGATCGCCAAGGCTAGCGGGGCACCTGCGCTATGGGTTCAGATGCTGGAAGCCGAGGCGCAGGCCTCTTCCTGA
- a CDS encoding LysM peptidoglycan-binding domain-containing protein, with product MSSSISKPSHPDALTRLAQAMAVTASALLAGCQSTASVDSASSHRTQNLAAGIKQKPIFLTHKPTTPLAPPQDVWERMRQGFQLQQGNDQNPRIDQQRLWFANNPSFLENAGERGSLYMHYIVERLEERNMPLELALLPVIESAYNPMAVSRSQAVGLWQFIPSTGRYFNLRQTSFYDGRRDIQASTVAALDYLTRLHDMFNGDWLLALAAYNAGEGTVSRAIERNDKLNLPTDYWNLPLPQETRDYVPKLLALSQVVLSPEAYGVNLNPIANRPYFEVVELNKRVDLSKVASAADIDEDELIQLNPAYKKRLTIDGPQHLLVPTSKAQLLTASLSTMKQEELVAWQPYRVRRGDTLESLASRYQVTVSSLKGNNKLAGNRLKVGQSLSIPVRPGMETSQPVFEALASNDKPSRTRSYKVRSGDNLTTIAQANKVDVEDLQRWNKLSGKKLSVGQTLVMQDTTSKSASKTGSKAVASASTKDGDKKSMQYKIQKGDSMYLVAKRFNVEMQHLKRWNPRSGQALKPGQTLTVYLPH from the coding sequence ATGTCGTCATCTATCAGCAAGCCTTCACATCCGGACGCATTGACTCGGTTGGCTCAGGCCATGGCCGTCACCGCGAGTGCGCTTCTGGCCGGTTGCCAGAGCACCGCCAGTGTCGACTCTGCCAGCAGTCACCGCACGCAGAACCTGGCCGCCGGAATCAAGCAAAAACCGATTTTCCTGACCCACAAGCCCACGACCCCGCTGGCGCCGCCCCAGGATGTCTGGGAGCGCATGCGCCAGGGCTTTCAATTGCAGCAAGGCAACGATCAAAACCCACGTATCGACCAGCAGCGTCTGTGGTTCGCCAACAACCCTTCCTTTCTGGAAAACGCTGGCGAGCGCGGCAGCCTGTACATGCATTACATCGTCGAGCGCCTTGAAGAACGCAACATGCCGCTGGAGCTGGCCCTGCTCCCGGTGATCGAAAGCGCCTACAACCCGATGGCGGTGTCCCGCAGCCAGGCCGTTGGCCTGTGGCAGTTCATCCCCTCTACCGGCCGCTACTTCAACCTGCGGCAGACCAGTTTTTATGACGGACGACGCGACATTCAGGCCTCGACCGTTGCCGCACTGGATTACCTGACCCGTCTGCATGACATGTTCAACGGCGACTGGCTGCTGGCTCTGGCCGCTTACAATGCGGGCGAAGGCACGGTCAGCCGTGCGATCGAGCGCAACGACAAGCTCAACCTGCCGACCGACTACTGGAACCTGCCGCTGCCGCAGGAAACCCGTGACTATGTGCCCAAGCTGCTGGCCCTGTCACAGGTCGTGCTTTCGCCAGAGGCGTATGGCGTCAACCTCAATCCGATTGCCAACCGGCCTTATTTCGAAGTGGTCGAGCTCAACAAGCGCGTTGATCTGTCCAAGGTCGCCAGCGCCGCCGACATCGACGAAGACGAGCTGATCCAGCTCAACCCGGCCTACAAGAAGCGCCTGACCATCGACGGGCCTCAGCATCTGCTGGTGCCGACGTCCAAGGCGCAACTGCTGACGGCCAGCCTGTCGACCATGAAACAGGAAGAGCTGGTCGCCTGGCAGCCTTACCGGGTGCGCCGAGGCGATACGCTCGAAAGTCTGGCCAGCCGTTATCAGGTCACGGTCAGTTCGCTGAAGGGCAATAACAAACTGGCAGGCAATCGCCTGAAAGTCGGTCAGTCACTGAGCATTCCGGTCAGACCGGGCATGGAAACCTCGCAGCCGGTGTTTGAAGCACTGGCCAGCAACGACAAGCCATCACGTACACGCAGCTACAAAGTCCGCAGCGGCGACAACCTGACCACCATCGCTCAGGCCAACAAGGTTGACGTCGAAGACCTGCAACGCTGGAACAAGCTGTCCGGCAAAAAACTCAGCGTCGGTCAGACACTGGTCATGCAGGACACCACCAGCAAGAGTGCCAGCAAAACCGGCAGCAAGGCCGTTGCCAGCGCCAGCACAAAGGACGGTGACAAGAAGTCCATGCAATACAAGATTCAGAAAGGCGACTCGATGTACCTGGTTGCCAAGCGCTTCAACGTCGAGATGCAACATCTCAAGCGCTGGAATCCACGCAGCGGCCAGGCCCTCAAGCCCGGTCAGACCCTGACCGTCTACCTGCCGCATTGA
- the rnhA gene encoding ribonuclease HI, which translates to MSDSVELFTDGACKGNPGPGGWGALLVCKGVEKELWGGEANTTNNRMELTGAIRGLEELKRPCEVTLVTDSQYVMKGITEWMPNWKKRGWKTAAKEPVKNADLWQLLDEQVSRHTVKWQWVRGHIGHPGNERADQLANRGVDEVRGIKHG; encoded by the coding sequence ATGAGTGATAGCGTTGAACTCTTCACCGACGGCGCCTGCAAAGGCAATCCTGGTCCCGGCGGCTGGGGAGCCTTGCTGGTCTGCAAAGGGGTCGAGAAAGAACTGTGGGGTGGCGAAGCCAATACCACCAACAACCGTATGGAGCTGACCGGCGCCATTCGCGGGCTCGAAGAACTCAAGCGTCCCTGTGAAGTCACGCTGGTCACCGACTCGCAATACGTCATGAAAGGCATCACCGAATGGATGCCCAACTGGAAGAAGCGCGGCTGGAAAACGGCCGCCAAGGAGCCGGTCAAGAACGCCGACCTCTGGCAATTGCTGGATGAGCAGGTCAGCCGTCATACCGTCAAATGGCAGTGGGTGCGCGGTCACATCGGCCACCCCGGCAACGAGCGTGCCGATCAGTTGGCCAACCGTGGTGTCGATGAAGTGCGCGGCATCAAACACGGCTGA
- a CDS encoding GNAT family N-acetyltransferase yields the protein MNLANPALSIRVADECFEDYILNSEFTFTVSGFAQARIGESVESWQVEPVEPYRKNYGIDSQEFADHRDAASSSVMVAWLDGRAVGHIVMSTHWSGFAYIDELAVDESARRHGVARSLLDVAQFWSRKRNLPGIVLETQNNNLAACRLYERCGYVVGGVDHMRYRGIDPHTRETAIFWYLIFPAA from the coding sequence ATGAACCTGGCAAATCCTGCCTTGAGCATCCGGGTGGCAGACGAGTGCTTCGAGGACTACATCCTCAACAGCGAATTCACCTTCACGGTGTCCGGCTTTGCCCAGGCGCGGATCGGTGAAAGTGTCGAGTCGTGGCAGGTCGAACCGGTCGAGCCGTACCGCAAGAACTACGGCATCGACTCTCAGGAGTTCGCCGATCATCGCGATGCGGCGTCCAGCTCGGTCATGGTGGCCTGGCTGGACGGACGTGCGGTCGGGCACATCGTCATGAGCACGCACTGGAGCGGCTTTGCCTATATTGATGAACTGGCCGTGGATGAGTCGGCGCGGCGCCATGGTGTGGCCCGATCGCTGCTCGATGTGGCGCAGTTCTGGAGTCGCAAGCGCAATCTGCCCGGTATCGTTCTGGAAACCCAGAACAACAACCTGGCGGCCTGTCGTTTATACGAACGTTGCGGCTACGTGGTAGGCGGGGTGGACCACATGCGCTATCGAGGCATTGATCCACACACTCGTGAAACCGCTATCTTCTGGTACCTGATCTTTCCCGCTGCATGA
- a CDS encoding methyltransferase domain-containing protein, which translates to MTDEAFAQADPEWLALIRAAREWLSGPLGQLLLEEERRVLDEELGRYFGGYLVHYGPSAETPPVAPQVQRNVRLGAPLPGVEIVCEEQAWPLSEHAADVVVLQHGLDFCLSPHGLLREAASSVRPGGHLLIIGINPWSTWGVRHVFARDALRKARCISPSRVADWLNLLGFALEKRRFGCYRPPLASAAWQSRLAGLESLGDGRRSPGGGFYLLVARKLVVGLRPVRQVRRDPIGKLIPMPMAKVSRNALDPEP; encoded by the coding sequence ATGACCGATGAAGCGTTCGCTCAGGCTGATCCTGAGTGGCTTGCATTGATCCGCGCTGCCCGTGAATGGCTTTCAGGGCCATTGGGACAGCTTCTGCTAGAAGAGGAGCGACGGGTGCTCGACGAGGAACTCGGGCGTTATTTCGGCGGCTATCTGGTGCATTACGGACCGTCGGCGGAGACGCCGCCGGTCGCGCCGCAGGTACAGCGCAACGTCAGGCTCGGCGCACCGCTGCCGGGTGTCGAGATTGTCTGTGAAGAACAGGCCTGGCCCTTGAGCGAGCACGCGGCCGATGTGGTGGTGTTGCAGCACGGCCTGGATTTCTGTTTGTCGCCCCACGGCCTGCTGCGTGAAGCCGCCAGCAGCGTGCGCCCCGGTGGGCATTTGCTGATCATCGGGATCAACCCCTGGAGCACCTGGGGAGTGCGGCACGTTTTTGCGCGTGACGCGCTGCGCAAGGCCCGCTGCATTTCGCCTTCGCGGGTTGCCGACTGGCTGAATCTGCTGGGCTTCGCGCTGGAGAAACGGCGCTTCGGATGCTATCGTCCGCCCCTTGCTTCAGCAGCATGGCAGTCACGCCTGGCAGGCCTCGAAAGCCTCGGCGACGGACGTCGGAGCCCCGGCGGCGGCTTCTATCTTCTGGTTGCGCGCAAGCTGGTGGTGGGGCTGCGGCCCGTGCGTCAGGTGCGCCGCGACCCGATCGGCAAACTGATTCCCATGCCGATGGCCAAGGTCAGTCGCAACGCTCTGGATCCGGAGCCCTGA
- the gloB gene encoding hydroxyacylglutathione hydrolase, with protein sequence MIQIHALPAFNDNYIWLLQDLSSQRCAVVDPGDAQPVLDWLAQHPEYRLSDILITHHHNDHVGGVVQLKQVTQARVHGPATENIPARDVELADHDRLNVLGLEFVVHAVPGHTLGHIAFYHEDATTPLLFSGDTLFAAGCGRLFEGTPQQMHDSLQRLAGLPDSTSIYCAHEYTLSNLRFARTVEPDNRDIAERLAEVTRLRAENRISLPSTLGLEKRTNPFLRTHETSVKEKADERNGAQNTSQSAVFACLRAWKDKF encoded by the coding sequence ATGATACAGATACACGCCCTTCCCGCTTTCAATGACAACTACATATGGTTGTTACAAGACCTTTCGAGCCAGCGCTGCGCGGTGGTCGATCCGGGCGACGCGCAACCGGTCCTGGACTGGCTGGCGCAGCATCCGGAGTATCGGCTCAGCGACATCCTGATCACTCATCACCATAACGACCACGTCGGTGGCGTGGTGCAGCTCAAGCAGGTCACTCAGGCACGTGTGCATGGCCCGGCCACGGAAAACATTCCGGCACGCGACGTGGAACTGGCCGACCATGACCGGCTGAACGTGCTCGGGCTCGAGTTTGTGGTCCATGCCGTGCCCGGCCATACGCTGGGCCACATTGCGTTCTATCATGAAGACGCCACGACACCGCTGCTGTTCAGCGGCGACACCCTGTTTGCCGCGGGCTGCGGACGCCTGTTCGAAGGCACACCGCAGCAGATGCACGACTCGCTGCAACGCCTGGCCGGGTTGCCGGACAGCACGTCGATCTACTGCGCTCACGAGTACACACTGAGCAACCTGCGCTTTGCTCGGACGGTCGAACCGGACAACCGGGACATCGCCGAACGCCTGGCGGAAGTCACCCGCCTGCGTGCCGAAAACCGCATCAGCCTGCCGTCCACGCTGGGCCTGGAAAAACGCACGAACCCGTTCCTGCGCACCCACGAAACATCCGTTAAAGAAAAAGCGGACGAACGGAACGGCGCGCAAAACACCTCGCAGAGTGCGGTCTTTGCTTGCTTGAGGGCCTGGAAAGATAAGTTCTGA
- a CDS encoding extracellular solute-binding protein, with translation MIRPFLLIVSLALSFCANAAITESHGYAQFGVLKYPASFTHFDWVNPEAQKGGTLRMMAFGTFDTLNPYTFKGSSPISTGNFLQYGVNELNEPLMVGTGQYDPSGDEPTSSYGLIAQSVEYSENRSWVVFNLRPQAHFHDGKPITAYDVAFSYRTLLKDGHPQYRTALQEVQRVDILNRHRIRFVFKRSGNPLLILRLGEMPVLPQHYWKDRDFKATTFEPPLGSGPYRITRVQPGRQLVFERVKDYWGKDLAVNRGKYNFDRVEVEFYRDSDVAFEAFKAGEFDIYIEHQAKNWATGYNFPAVTNGEVIKAQIPHRIPTQTQGLFMNTRRAAFADIRVREALGLLFNFEWTNRTLFSGAYDRSTSYYPNSEFSATGLPTGAEWLLLAPYRDQLPASLFTQPFTPSKTDSGGIPRETLRKALTLLTDAGWTLTDRGLLNAEKQPLRFEILLVNPNLERILQPYIEDLRRLGIDAGLRTVDRAQYKQRLDRFDFDMILMTLQQTLSPGLEQWQYFHSSQATINGSKNYAGIANPAVDALLNKLLAAQTRDEQVAAARALDRVLLSQHYSIPNWYLNNHRLAYRNRFAMVTTPPYTLGLRAWWLKTLEKPR, from the coding sequence GTGATACGTCCCTTCCTGCTAATCGTCAGTCTGGCCTTGAGCTTCTGCGCCAACGCAGCCATAACCGAAAGCCATGGTTATGCGCAGTTTGGCGTGCTCAAGTACCCGGCCAGTTTCACTCATTTCGACTGGGTCAATCCCGAGGCGCAGAAAGGTGGCACCTTGCGAATGATGGCATTTGGCACATTCGACACGCTCAACCCTTACACCTTCAAAGGCAGCAGCCCGATTTCAACGGGGAATTTCCTGCAATACGGCGTCAACGAGCTCAACGAGCCGTTGATGGTAGGCACCGGCCAGTACGACCCGTCCGGCGATGAACCGACCTCCAGCTACGGTCTGATCGCACAGTCGGTGGAATACAGCGAAAACCGTAGCTGGGTGGTGTTCAACCTCCGTCCACAGGCGCACTTTCATGATGGCAAACCGATCACGGCCTACGACGTGGCGTTTTCCTACCGGACGTTGCTCAAGGACGGTCACCCCCAATACCGCACCGCTTTACAGGAAGTGCAGCGCGTCGACATTCTCAACCGGCATCGCATCCGGTTTGTCTTCAAGCGCTCCGGCAACCCGCTGCTGATCCTGCGCCTGGGCGAAATGCCGGTACTGCCCCAGCATTACTGGAAAGACCGCGATTTCAAGGCCACCACCTTCGAACCGCCGCTGGGCAGTGGCCCGTATCGCATTACCCGTGTCCAGCCTGGACGCCAACTGGTGTTCGAGCGCGTCAAGGATTACTGGGGCAAGGACCTGGCGGTCAATCGCGGCAAATACAATTTCGACCGCGTCGAAGTGGAGTTCTACCGCGACAGCGACGTGGCGTTCGAGGCCTTCAAAGCCGGCGAGTTCGATATCTACATCGAACATCAAGCCAAAAACTGGGCGACGGGCTACAACTTTCCGGCCGTCACCAACGGCGAGGTGATCAAGGCGCAGATCCCGCACCGGATACCGACCCAGACCCAGGGCCTGTTCATGAACACCCGGCGGGCCGCATTCGCCGATATCAGGGTGCGTGAAGCCCTGGGCCTGCTGTTCAACTTCGAATGGACCAACCGCACGCTGTTCAGCGGCGCGTATGACCGCTCGACCAGCTACTACCCCAATAGCGAGTTTTCCGCGACGGGCCTGCCGACCGGCGCCGAATGGCTGCTGCTGGCGCCTTACCGCGATCAACTGCCCGCCAGCCTGTTCACCCAGCCGTTCACGCCGTCGAAGACCGATAGCGGCGGCATCCCGCGCGAAACGCTGCGCAAAGCCCTTACGCTGCTGACCGATGCAGGCTGGACACTGACCGATCGCGGTTTGCTCAACGCTGAAAAGCAGCCGCTGCGGTTCGAGATTCTGCTGGTCAACCCCAACCTTGAACGCATCCTGCAACCCTACATCGAAGACCTGCGTCGCCTGGGCATCGATGCCGGTCTGCGCACCGTTGATCGCGCGCAGTACAAGCAGCGTCTGGACCGTTTCGACTTCGACATGATTCTCATGACCCTACAACAGACGCTGAGCCCCGGCCTTGAGCAGTGGCAGTACTTCCACTCCAGCCAGGCCACGATCAACGGCAGCAAGAACTACGCCGGCATCGCCAACCCGGCGGTCGATGCGCTGCTGAACAAACTGCTGGCCGCGCAGACCCGCGATGAGCAAGTCGCCGCCGCCCGTGCGCTGGACCGCGTGCTGCTGTCCCAGCACTACAGCATTCCCAACTGGTACCTGAACAATCACCGGCTTGCCTATCGCAACCGATTCGCCATGGTCACTACCCCGCCCTACACCCTGGGGCTGCGCGCGTGGTGGCTCAAGACTCTGGAGAAGCCCCGATGA